A single Inediibacterium massiliense DNA region contains:
- a CDS encoding DegV family protein: MKPIKIMTTSLADVPKELAKEYDITILPLCIRFGEEEFKDGVDLHGEEFFQRLKDTGEVSQSSQISPIIFIKEMKAILEEGYQIILINGSSGVSGTHESSIMAKNEIGSEDITIIDTLALCYGCGMIVVEAAKMAKEGKSKEEIVNRVEEMKEKVDHIFSVDTLDYLQKGGRLSPTKATIGKILNVKPILTIEDGKVEPFDKVRGSKKIIPRMIELAQERGLKKGSDYICVAHGGNKENFKKLKEEIIKVFEPKNMIEMEIGCTIGTYTGPGLLAILYIKNE; this comes from the coding sequence GTGAAACCTATAAAAATTATGACTACGAGTCTAGCAGATGTGCCAAAAGAATTAGCAAAAGAATACGATATTACAATACTACCACTTTGTATAAGATTTGGAGAGGAAGAATTTAAAGATGGTGTAGATTTACATGGAGAAGAATTTTTTCAAAGACTAAAAGATACTGGAGAAGTTTCACAAAGTTCTCAAATCTCTCCAATTATTTTTATAAAAGAGATGAAGGCTATTTTAGAAGAAGGATACCAAATCATTTTAATTAATGGTTCTTCTGGAGTAAGTGGTACCCATGAATCATCTATTATGGCTAAAAATGAAATAGGAAGCGAAGATATCACCATTATTGATACTTTAGCTTTATGTTATGGATGTGGAATGATTGTAGTAGAAGCGGCTAAAATGGCCAAGGAAGGAAAATCAAAAGAAGAAATTGTTAACAGGGTAGAAGAAATGAAAGAGAAGGTAGATCATATCTTTTCTGTAGATACATTAGATTATTTACAAAAAGGAGGAAGGCTGAGTCCTACAAAGGCTACTATAGGAAAAATTTTAAATGTAAAGCCTATATTAACTATAGAAGATGGAAAAGTAGAACCTTTTGATAAAGTAAGAGGAAGCAAAAAAATTATTCCAAGAATGATAGAGCTTGCACAAGAAAGAGGTCTTAAGAAGGGATCTGATTATATTTGTGTAGCTCATGGAGGAAATAAAGAAAATTTTAAAAAATTAAAGGAAGAAATCATAAAAGTATTTGAGCCTAAAAATATGATAGAAATGGAAATAGGATGTACCATAGGAACTTATACAGGACCAGGTTTATTAGCTATTTTATATATAAAAAATGAATAA
- a CDS encoding chemotaxis protein CheX → MKVEWINPFIEASKMILEQMANISCDKGKIYVKDGSFDAPDVMILIGLTGKLKGQAILGMNEELAKEIASHMMCGMPVNDLDEMAKSAISELGNMILGNTATLLSDQGFEVDITPPTLLVGKKVSISTNSNQTITVPLNTDYGIIELDIAIKE, encoded by the coding sequence ATGAAGGTAGAATGGATTAATCCTTTTATTGAAGCGAGTAAAATGATCTTAGAGCAAATGGCAAATATATCTTGTGATAAAGGAAAAATTTATGTAAAAGATGGATCTTTTGATGCTCCTGATGTGATGATTTTAATAGGACTTACAGGGAAATTGAAAGGGCAAGCTATTTTAGGAATGAATGAAGAACTGGCAAAGGAAATTGCTTCTCATATGATGTGTGGGATGCCTGTAAATGACTTAGATGAAATGGCAAAAAGTGCCATATCTGAACTTGGAAATATGATTTTAGGAAATACCGCTACCCTCCTTAGTGATCAAGGTTTTGAGGTAGATATTACGCCTCCAACGCTCTTGGTAGGAAAAAAAGTTTCAATTTCTACAAATTCTAATCAAACAATTACTGTACCTTTAAATACAGATTATGGTATAATTGAGCTAGATATTGCAATAAAGGAGTAA
- a CDS encoding Na/Pi cotransporter family protein encodes MEIFFGVLGGLGLFLYGMTIMGDGLQKSAGDKMKRIIEVLTNNRIMAVIIGSLVTMIIQSSSATTVMVVGFVNAGIMNLTQATGVIMGANIGTTVTAQIASLELSYIAPAVVGLAVVIWLFTNNKKTKNMAEIFIGFGILFIGMDFMKEAVKPLREYAGFRDMLLSFGSGTFTDSLMAIFTGFFITAVVQSSSATTGVLIALASEGLLPIEASLPIIFGTNIGTCVTAMLSSIGANRTAKRAAFIHFTFNVVGTILFMLLFKNVTVVVVQKFSPTDAARQLANAHTLFNIMNTFLLLPFAPLLVKLANKVIPVNAAEQRDQIGVSHLDDRMLETPSIAIVQVIKEILNMGDLVLESYKTSMEAFFAQSEKLADKTFATEKIINRMERQIAEYLVKLSNTPLSGKQHELIDGLFNTINDIERVGDHAENLAELAIFSSDNRLMFSEKAFKDLKDMHDRVIKSYEQAILALRIGDVNLARRVVEREGEIDHMEKFLRANHIARLNKQQCAPSAGIIFLDIISNLERIGDHAAKIAFSVIDSVDKR; translated from the coding sequence ATGGAAATATTTTTTGGAGTACTTGGAGGATTAGGTTTGTTTCTTTATGGAATGACCATAATGGGAGATGGTTTACAAAAATCTGCTGGGGATAAGATGAAGAGAATCATCGAGGTACTTACAAATAACAGAATTATGGCCGTCATTATTGGATCATTAGTGACTATGATTATCCAAAGTAGTAGTGCGACTACTGTAATGGTAGTAGGATTTGTAAATGCAGGGATTATGAATCTTACTCAAGCTACTGGAGTGATTATGGGAGCCAATATTGGGACAACTGTAACAGCTCAGATTGCATCATTAGAACTTAGTTATATTGCTCCTGCTGTAGTAGGTCTTGCAGTAGTAATTTGGCTTTTTACAAACAATAAAAAGACGAAAAATATGGCAGAAATTTTTATAGGCTTTGGGATATTATTTATAGGTATGGATTTTATGAAAGAAGCTGTGAAGCCTCTTCGTGAATATGCAGGATTTAGGGACATGTTATTAAGCTTTGGCAGTGGTACTTTTACAGATTCTTTAATGGCCATATTTACAGGATTTTTTATTACTGCAGTTGTGCAAAGTAGTAGTGCTACTACAGGAGTTTTAATTGCTTTGGCGAGTGAAGGACTTCTTCCTATAGAGGCTTCTTTGCCAATTATATTTGGAACCAATATAGGAACTTGCGTGACAGCCATGTTATCTAGTATTGGGGCAAATCGTACAGCGAAAAGAGCTGCATTTATTCATTTTACTTTTAATGTAGTTGGAACGATTCTTTTTATGTTACTTTTTAAGAATGTAACAGTAGTTGTTGTACAGAAATTTTCTCCAACAGATGCAGCAAGACAATTGGCAAATGCTCATACATTATTTAATATTATGAATACTTTTTTATTGCTTCCATTTGCACCGTTATTAGTGAAATTAGCAAATAAGGTGATTCCTGTAAATGCAGCAGAGCAAAGAGATCAAATAGGTGTAAGCCATTTAGATGATAGAATGTTAGAAACTCCATCTATTGCTATTGTGCAGGTGATTAAAGAAATTTTAAATATGGGAGATTTAGTGTTAGAAAGTTATAAAACTTCTATGGAAGCTTTCTTTGCACAAAGTGAAAAGTTAGCAGATAAAACTTTTGCAACAGAAAAAATAATCAATAGAATGGAAAGACAAATTGCTGAATATTTAGTAAAGCTATCTAACACTCCTTTGTCTGGAAAGCAACATGAATTGATAGATGGTCTTTTTAATACCATTAATGATATTGAAAGAGTAGGAGACCATGCAGAAAATTTAGCAGAACTTGCTATATTTAGTTCAGACAATAGGTTAATGTTTAGTGAAAAAGCTTTTAAAGATTTAAAAGATATGCATGATCGAGTAATTAAGTCTTATGAGCAAGCAATACTAGCATTAAGAATAGGAGATGTAAATCTTGCAAGAAGAGTTGTAGAAAGAGAAGGAGAAATTGATCATATGGAAAAATTCTTGAGAGCAAATCATATTGCAAGATTAAATAAGCAACAATGTGCACCAAGTGCAGGAATTATATTTTTAGATATTATTAGTAATTTAGAAAGAATAGGAGATCATGCAGCAAAAATTGCTTTTTCAGTTATTGATTCAGTAGATAAAAGATAG
- the trmL gene encoding tRNA (uridine(34)/cytosine(34)/5-carboxymethylaminomethyluridine(34)-2'-O)-methyltransferase TrmL, with protein sequence MAINVVLFEPEIPPNTGNIARTCAATGSSLHLIEPLGFSVDDKHLKRAGLDYWDLLDLHIYQNLEEFFEIHPKGKFFFSTTKGNQFYTDVTYEDECFLVFGKETAGLPKELLHKNMDKAIKIPMIENEKARSLNLANSVNIVLYEALRQTGFMHLK encoded by the coding sequence ATGGCGATTAATGTAGTTTTATTTGAACCGGAGATACCCCCAAACACAGGAAATATTGCAAGAACTTGTGCTGCTACAGGGAGCAGTCTTCATTTAATTGAACCCTTAGGATTCTCAGTAGATGACAAGCATTTAAAAAGAGCAGGATTGGATTATTGGGATTTGTTAGATTTACATATTTACCAAAATTTAGAAGAATTTTTTGAAATACATCCAAAAGGAAAATTTTTCTTTTCTACAACAAAAGGAAACCAATTCTATACAGATGTGACTTATGAAGATGAGTGCTTTTTAGTATTTGGAAAGGAAACGGCAGGGCTACCCAAGGAGCTACTTCATAAAAACATGGACAAAGCTATTAAAATTCCCATGATTGAAAATGAAAAGGCTCGATCTTTAAATCTTGCAAATTCAGTAAATATTGTGCTCTATGAGGCTTTAAGACAAACTGGGTTTATGCATTTAAAATAG